One part of the Leucoraja erinacea ecotype New England chromosome 17, Leri_hhj_1, whole genome shotgun sequence genome encodes these proteins:
- the ccl36.1 gene encoding C-C motif chemokine 36.1, producing MKTALCVVALVGALVICSFQNVAAAPMGSIIPECCETFKTTRIPHRRLKSYMAAPWCSTPAVIFVNRRDMKICTKAGDGWVKTAMKYLDSKHKK from the exons ATGAAGACAGCGCTCTGCGTCGTTGCCCTTGTAGGAGCCCTGGTGATCTGCAGTTTCCAGAATGTTGCAGCCGCCCCGA tgGGATCGATAATCCCGGAATGCTGTGAGACGTTTAAAACCACTCGTATTCCTCACAGGAGGCTTAAAAGCTACATGGCAGCTCCATGGTGCTCGACTCCCGCTGTCAT ATTCGTCAACCGGAGGGATATGAAGATTTGCACCAAAGCCGGCGACGGATGGGTCAAAACTGCAATGAAGTATCTGGACAGCAAACACAAGAAGTGA